The following proteins are encoded in a genomic region of Streptomyces collinus Tu 365:
- the sucC gene encoding ADP-forming succinate--CoA ligase subunit beta — translation MDLFEYQARDLFAKHDVPVLAGEVIDTPEAARAITERLGGKSVVKAQVKVGGRGKAGGVKLAASADEAVARATDILGMDIKGHTVHKVMIAETAPEIVEEYYVSYLLDRANRTFLSIASVEGGMEIEEVAATRPEAVAKTPIDPIDGVDEAKAREIVEAAKFPAEVADKVVNVLVKLWDTFIKSDALLVEVNPLAKVASGEVIALDGKVSLDENAEFRHPEYAELHDKDAANPLEAAAKEKNLNYVKLDGEVGIIGNGAGLVMSTLDVVAYAGENHGGVKPANFLDIGGGASAQVMANGLEIILGDPDVKSVFVNVFGGITACDEVANGIVQALKLLEDRGENVSKPLVVRLDGNNAELGRQILTDANHPLVQRVDTMDGAADKAAELAHAAK, via the coding sequence GTGGACCTGTTCGAGTACCAGGCGAGGGACCTCTTCGCCAAGCACGATGTACCGGTGCTGGCCGGTGAAGTCATCGACACGCCTGAGGCGGCGCGCGCGATCACCGAGCGGCTCGGCGGCAAGTCCGTCGTCAAGGCGCAGGTGAAGGTCGGTGGCCGCGGCAAGGCCGGTGGCGTCAAGCTGGCCGCCTCCGCGGACGAGGCCGTCGCCCGTGCGACGGACATCCTCGGCATGGACATCAAGGGCCACACGGTCCACAAGGTCATGATTGCCGAGACCGCCCCGGAGATCGTCGAGGAGTACTACGTCTCCTACCTCCTCGACCGTGCGAACCGCACCTTCCTCTCCATCGCCTCCGTCGAGGGCGGCATGGAGATCGAGGAGGTGGCGGCCACCCGTCCGGAGGCCGTCGCCAAGACGCCGATCGACCCGATCGACGGTGTGGACGAGGCCAAGGCCCGCGAGATCGTCGAGGCCGCCAAGTTCCCGGCCGAGGTCGCGGACAAGGTCGTGAACGTCCTCGTCAAGCTGTGGGACACCTTCATCAAGTCGGACGCCCTCCTCGTCGAGGTCAACCCGCTCGCGAAGGTCGCCTCCGGTGAGGTCATCGCCCTCGACGGCAAGGTGTCGCTCGACGAGAACGCCGAGTTCCGCCACCCCGAGTACGCGGAGCTCCACGACAAGGACGCCGCCAACCCGCTCGAGGCGGCCGCCAAGGAGAAGAACCTCAACTACGTCAAGCTCGACGGTGAGGTCGGCATCATCGGCAACGGCGCGGGTCTCGTCATGAGCACCCTGGACGTCGTCGCCTACGCCGGTGAGAACCACGGCGGCGTCAAGCCCGCCAACTTCCTGGACATCGGCGGTGGCGCCTCCGCCCAGGTCATGGCGAACGGCCTGGAGATCATCCTGGGCGACCCGGACGTCAAGTCCGTCTTCGTGAACGTCTTCGGTGGCATCACCGCCTGTGACGAGGTCGCCAACGGCATCGTCCAGGCGCTGAAGCTCCTGGAGGACCGCGGCGAGAACGTCTCCAAGCCGCTCGTCGTCCGCCTCGACGGCAACAACGCCGAGCTGGGCCGGCAGATCCTCACGGACGCCAACCACCCGCTGGTGCAGCGCGTCGACACCATGGACGGCGCGGCCGACAAGGCCGCCGAGCTGGCCCACGCCGCCAAGTAA
- the sucD gene encoding succinate--CoA ligase subunit alpha has translation MAIWLNKDSKVIVQGMTGATGMKHTKLMLGDGTQVVGGVNPRKAGQTVDFDGTEVPVFGTVKEAIDKTGANVSVIFVPEKFTKDAVVEAIDAEIPLAVVITEGIAVHDTAAFWAYAGKKGNKTRIIGPNCPGIITPGQSNVGIIPGDITKPGRIGLVSKSGTLTYQMMYELRDIGFSTAVGIGGDPIIGTTHIDALAAFQDDPETELIVMIGEIGGDAEERAAAFIKENVTKPVVGYVAGFTAPEGKTMGHAGAIVSGSSGTAQAKKEALEAAGVKVGKTPTETAKLAREILSA, from the coding sequence ATGGCTATCTGGCTCAACAAGGACAGCAAGGTCATCGTCCAGGGCATGACCGGCGCCACCGGCATGAAGCACACCAAGCTCATGCTCGGTGACGGCACCCAGGTCGTGGGCGGCGTGAACCCGCGCAAGGCGGGTCAGACCGTGGACTTCGACGGCACCGAGGTACCCGTCTTCGGGACCGTCAAGGAGGCCATCGACAAGACCGGCGCCAACGTCTCCGTCATCTTCGTGCCGGAGAAGTTCACCAAGGACGCGGTCGTCGAGGCCATCGACGCCGAGATCCCGCTGGCCGTCGTGATCACCGAGGGCATCGCCGTGCACGACACGGCCGCCTTCTGGGCGTACGCCGGCAAGAAGGGCAACAAGACCCGCATCATCGGCCCGAACTGCCCCGGCATCATCACCCCGGGCCAGTCGAACGTCGGCATCATCCCGGGCGACATCACGAAGCCGGGCCGCATCGGCCTGGTCTCGAAGTCCGGCACGCTGACGTACCAGATGATGTACGAGCTGCGTGACATCGGCTTCTCGACCGCCGTCGGCATCGGTGGCGACCCGATCATCGGCACCACGCACATCGACGCCCTGGCCGCGTTCCAGGACGACCCCGAGACCGAGCTCATCGTGATGATCGGTGAGATCGGTGGCGACGCCGAGGAGCGCGCGGCCGCGTTCATCAAGGAGAACGTGACCAAGCCGGTCGTCGGCTACGTCGCGGGCTTCACCGCACCCGAGGGCAAGACGATGGGCCACGCCGGTGCCATCGTCTCCGGTTCGTCCGGCACCGCCCAGGCGAAGAAGGAGGCCCTCGAGGCCGCCGGCGTCAAGGTCGGCAAGACCCCGACCGAGACCGCGAAGCTGGCCCGGGAGATCCTGAGCGCCTGA
- a CDS encoding RNA polymerase sigma factor, which produces MGPAAAGAGATTTVGERSSRSPRHAPNDTRFPVVTGEPPMCRPIYVYVLFRTKGWCPVTESPTVPGERPPENAGVPAALTPDQAFDALYAFCAPALVRQTYLLCGRRELARESVERAFQFAWQRWPEVARDRDPAGWVRAIAYECALSPWHRFRPRYRSPEPPPADPADRALLTALLRLPPSYRRTLVLYDGVGLDLPETAAETEASTPAAAGRLTRAREVVAEQIPALADPGVLHRRLAELASSERLLATGPTTVRTCGERRNVFWTRAAIAFTVTIIGATALTLRSAPTHYEPPIAPAQAVQGVPPPPALGPLSPEQQALRAKLRRAEDNGPDRIAPAAR; this is translated from the coding sequence ATCGGTCCCGCAGCCGCTGGAGCAGGGGCGACAACGACGGTCGGCGAGCGGTCATCAAGGTCACCCCGCCATGCTCCCAACGACACGCGCTTTCCCGTCGTAACAGGAGAACCTCCGATGTGTCGCCCAATATATGTTTATGTACTTTTTCGTACGAAGGGGTGGTGTCCAGTGACGGAAAGCCCTACGGTCCCGGGTGAGCGACCGCCCGAAAACGCCGGTGTGCCCGCGGCCCTGACGCCCGATCAGGCGTTCGACGCGCTGTACGCGTTCTGCGCTCCCGCCCTCGTACGGCAGACCTACCTGCTCTGCGGGCGCCGCGAGCTGGCCAGGGAGTCCGTGGAGCGGGCCTTCCAGTTCGCCTGGCAGCGCTGGCCCGAGGTGGCCCGCGACCGGGACCCGGCGGGCTGGGTGCGCGCGATCGCCTACGAGTGCGCCCTCTCCCCCTGGCACCGCTTCCGCCCCCGCTACCGCTCCCCCGAGCCCCCGCCCGCCGACCCGGCCGACCGCGCCCTGCTCACCGCCCTGCTGCGGCTCCCGCCCTCCTACCGGCGCACGCTCGTCCTGTACGACGGCGTCGGCCTCGACCTGCCGGAGACGGCGGCGGAGACGGAGGCGAGCACCCCGGCCGCCGCCGGCCGGCTGACCCGGGCCCGTGAGGTCGTCGCCGAGCAGATCCCGGCGCTGGCCGACCCCGGGGTGCTGCACCGGCGCCTGGCCGAACTGGCCTCCTCGGAGCGGCTGCTCGCGACCGGTCCCACCACGGTGCGCACCTGCGGCGAGCGCCGCAACGTGTTCTGGACCCGGGCGGCGATCGCCTTCACGGTCACGATCATCGGGGCGACGGCACTGACCCTGCGCTCCGCGCCCACCCACTACGAACCGCCCATCGCCCCGGCCCAGGCCGTCCAGGGCGTGCCGCCTCCCCCGGCCCTGGGCCCGCTCTCCCCGGAGCAGCAGGCGCTGCGCGCGAAGCTCCGGCGCGCGGAGGACAACGGCCCGGACCGCATCGCCCCGGCGGCCCGCTGA
- a CDS encoding DUF6350 family protein, producing MTARRPSLSPLLQRLRDRSPGLGAGLLGGAVAAGLGLGSLAVLVLALWISSPYPDSGPGGALHVAAALWLLAHGVELVRTDTLSGAPLPVGVTPLLLLALPVWLLHRAARDATEVPAEPDGPPPVPARTAWTGVVLGYLAVGGAAALYCSGSELRPSWVWVTVCLPVVAAGAAASGVWAAHGCPREPVLRLLLVLPDRLRLLLFGSDAGPRLGAAVRAAGAGTAVLSGGGALLLAGSLVLHGPAARASFLQLTEGWTGRFAVLLLGVALIPNAAVWSASYSLGPGFALGAGHLVHPLASDPAPLLPPFPLLAAVPDAGPGTRLTWAVGVVPVVAGVTVAWFVARAAVRLGERDEQGRRAPAPVSPAPWPAARTAGVLVLSALVCAGFLALLAALSGGPLGTAALSRFGPVWWQSGGATAGWITVTGLPVVLTVRGWRLWRRGVHARAVPGSGQGAGTGRGTGAGRTAARSVAGVAGGNAKGAARTAAQESPMGTAGKAAKGAGRAAAPSTGPGEDELYDFVPAQDPFPPAWQHDDLARTSRWAALREASAPPEAAGRPAEKGSAPTGGPADGTGTHGVPGTDGVPGTDEATGTVGKGGTADPAGAAHQNLPAGPAGPAGPAGPAGPAGPAGPAGPAGPAGPAGPAGEADHAAGSTGPAADSAAAPDESGPEGREGGAP from the coding sequence ATGACCGCTCGCCGACCGTCGTTGTCGCCCCTGCTCCAGCGGCTGCGGGACCGATCGCCCGGCCTGGGCGCCGGCCTGCTGGGCGGCGCGGTCGCCGCCGGGCTCGGCCTCGGCTCGCTCGCCGTCCTCGTGCTCGCCCTGTGGATCAGCTCGCCGTACCCCGACAGCGGGCCGGGCGGCGCGCTGCACGTCGCCGCCGCCCTCTGGCTGCTCGCGCACGGGGTCGAACTGGTCCGCACCGACACGCTCTCCGGCGCTCCCCTGCCCGTGGGCGTCACCCCGTTGCTGCTGCTCGCGCTGCCCGTGTGGCTGCTGCACCGGGCCGCACGGGACGCGACGGAGGTGCCCGCCGAACCCGACGGCCCCCCGCCCGTCCCGGCGCGCACCGCGTGGACCGGGGTGGTCCTCGGCTACCTCGCCGTCGGCGGGGCGGCCGCGCTGTACTGCTCCGGCAGCGAACTCCGCCCCTCCTGGGTGTGGGTGACGGTGTGTCTGCCGGTGGTCGCGGCGGGGGCGGCGGCGAGCGGGGTCTGGGCGGCCCACGGCTGCCCGCGCGAACCGGTGCTCCGCCTGCTGCTGGTGCTGCCCGACCGGCTGCGGCTGCTGCTGTTCGGGTCCGACGCCGGACCACGCCTCGGCGCCGCCGTACGGGCGGCGGGAGCCGGTACCGCCGTCCTGTCCGGGGGCGGGGCGCTGCTGCTCGCCGGGTCCCTGGTGCTGCACGGACCGGCGGCACGGGCGTCCTTCCTCCAGCTCACGGAGGGCTGGACCGGGCGCTTCGCCGTCCTGCTGCTCGGCGTCGCGCTGATCCCCAACGCGGCGGTGTGGTCGGCGTCCTACTCCCTCGGCCCCGGCTTCGCCCTCGGCGCCGGGCACCTGGTGCACCCGCTCGCCTCCGACCCGGCGCCCCTGCTGCCCCCCTTCCCGCTGCTCGCGGCGGTACCGGACGCTGGCCCCGGCACGCGGCTCACCTGGGCGGTGGGAGTGGTGCCGGTGGTGGCCGGGGTGACGGTCGCCTGGTTCGTGGCGCGGGCCGCCGTGCGGCTCGGGGAGCGGGACGAGCAGGGCAGGCGGGCGCCCGCCCCCGTGTCACCGGCGCCCTGGCCGGCGGCGCGCACGGCCGGGGTCCTCGTGCTGTCCGCGCTGGTCTGCGCCGGCTTCCTCGCCCTCCTCGCCGCGCTGTCCGGCGGCCCCCTGGGTACGGCGGCACTGTCCCGGTTCGGGCCGGTCTGGTGGCAGAGCGGCGGAGCGACCGCCGGCTGGATCACGGTGACCGGACTGCCGGTGGTGCTGACGGTACGAGGGTGGCGGCTGTGGCGCCGCGGGGTGCACGCCAGGGCCGTACCGGGGTCGGGGCAGGGGGCAGGCACGGGCCGGGGAACCGGCGCGGGGAGGACGGCGGCGCGGTCGGTGGCCGGGGTGGCCGGCGGGAACGCGAAGGGGGCCGCGAGGACCGCGGCCCAGGAGTCGCCCATGGGCACGGCGGGGAAGGCGGCGAAGGGCGCGGGCCGTGCCGCGGCGCCGTCCACCGGGCCGGGCGAGGACGAGCTGTACGACTTCGTGCCCGCGCAGGACCCGTTCCCCCCGGCCTGGCAGCACGACGACCTCGCGCGTACCTCGCGCTGGGCGGCCCTCCGCGAGGCCTCGGCGCCGCCGGAGGCCGCCGGCCGGCCCGCGGAGAAGGGGTCCGCCCCCACCGGGGGCCCGGCGGACGGGACCGGCACGCACGGAGTGCCCGGCACGGACGGAGTGCCCGGCACGGACGAGGCGACCGGCACGGTGGGGAAGGGCGGCACGGCGGATCCGGCGGGCGCGGCACACCAGAATCTCCCGGCAGGCCCGGCAGGCCCGGCAGGCCCGGCAGGCCCGGCAGGCCCGGCAGGCCCGGCAGGCCCGGCAGGCCCGGCAGGCCCGGCAGGCCCGGCCGGCCCGGCCGGAGAGGCGGACCATGCGGCCGGCTCGACCGGCCCGGCCGCCGACTCGGCCGCCGCACCCGACGAGTCCGGCCCCGAGGGCCGCGAGGGCGGTGCCCCCTAG
- the purN gene encoding phosphoribosylglycinamide formyltransferase, translating into MAATTAGQAVKRLVVLVSGSGTNLQALLDEIERTGAESYGARIVAVGADRDGIEGLARAERAGLPTFVCRVKDFAGREEWDAALARAVADHEPDLVVSAGFMKIVGKEFLARFGGRFVNTHPALLPSFPGAHGVRDALAYGARVTGCTVHFVDDGVDTGPIIAQGVVEVRDEDDESALHERIKEVERRLLVEVVGRLARNGYRIEGRKVVIQ; encoded by the coding sequence GTGGCCGCCACCACCGCTGGCCAAGCGGTCAAGCGCCTCGTCGTGCTGGTCTCCGGATCCGGCACCAACCTGCAGGCGCTCCTGGACGAGATCGAGCGCACCGGAGCCGAGTCGTACGGCGCGCGGATCGTCGCCGTCGGGGCCGACCGCGACGGCATCGAGGGCCTCGCCCGCGCCGAGCGGGCCGGGCTGCCCACCTTCGTGTGCCGGGTGAAGGACTTCGCCGGCCGGGAGGAGTGGGACGCGGCCCTCGCCCGTGCCGTGGCCGACCACGAGCCCGACCTCGTGGTCTCCGCCGGGTTCATGAAGATCGTGGGCAAGGAATTCCTCGCGCGGTTCGGCGGCCGGTTCGTCAACACGCACCCCGCCCTGCTGCCCAGTTTTCCCGGGGCCCACGGCGTGCGCGACGCGCTCGCGTACGGCGCCCGGGTCACCGGCTGCACCGTCCACTTCGTCGACGACGGCGTCGACACCGGCCCGATCATCGCCCAGGGCGTGGTCGAGGTCCGGGACGAGGACGACGAGAGCGCGCTGCACGAGCGCATCAAGGAAGTCGAGCGAAGGCTGCTCGTCGAGGTCGTGGGGCGGCTCGCCCGCAACGGCTATCGCATTGAGGGACGAAAGGTAGTTATCCAGTGA
- the purH gene encoding bifunctional phosphoribosylaminoimidazolecarboxamide formyltransferase/IMP cyclohydrolase, producing MTATAESTKRPIRRALVSVYDKTGLEDLARGLHEAGVELVSTGSTAGRIAAAGVPVTKVEELTGFPECLDGRVKTLHPRVHAGILADLRLDSHREQLAELGVEPFDLVVVNLYPFRETVASGASPDECVEQIDIGGPSMVRAAAKNHPSVAVVTSPERYADVLAAAQSGGFDLVTRKRLAAEAFQHTAAYDVAVASWFASSYAPVDESPFPDFLGATWERAHTLRYGENPHQPAALYVDAGGAGLAQAEQLHGKEMSYNNYTDTDAARRAAYDHDEPCVAIIKHANPCGIAVGADVAEAHRKAHACDPLSAFGGVIAVNRPVSKEMAEQVAEIFTEVIVAPGYEDGALEALTKKKNIRVLRAPNGPANPVEVKPVDGGVLLQETDRLQADGDDPANWTLATGEALSAEELKELAFAWKACRAVKSNAILLAKDGASVGVGMGQVNRVDSCKLAVERAGEERARGAYAASDAFFPFPDGPEILIGAGVRAIVQPGGSIRDELVVEAAKKAGVTMYFTGTRHFFH from the coding sequence GTGACCGCCACCGCCGAGAGCACCAAGCGGCCCATCCGCCGGGCGCTCGTCAGCGTCTACGACAAGACCGGCCTCGAAGACCTCGCGCGCGGGCTGCACGAGGCCGGGGTCGAGCTGGTCTCGACCGGGTCCACGGCCGGCCGGATCGCCGCCGCCGGTGTCCCCGTCACCAAGGTCGAGGAGCTCACCGGCTTCCCCGAGTGCCTGGACGGCCGGGTCAAGACCCTGCACCCGCGGGTGCACGCGGGCATCCTCGCCGACCTGCGTCTGGACAGCCACCGCGAGCAGCTCGCCGAGCTGGGCGTCGAGCCGTTCGACCTGGTCGTCGTCAACCTCTACCCGTTCCGGGAGACCGTCGCCTCCGGCGCCTCGCCCGACGAGTGCGTGGAGCAGATCGACATCGGCGGCCCCTCGATGGTCCGCGCCGCCGCCAAGAACCACCCCTCGGTCGCCGTGGTCACCAGCCCCGAGCGGTACGCCGACGTGCTGGCCGCCGCGCAGTCCGGCGGCTTCGACCTCGTCACCCGCAAGCGGCTCGCCGCCGAGGCCTTCCAGCACACGGCCGCCTACGACGTGGCCGTCGCCTCCTGGTTCGCCTCCTCCTACGCGCCCGTGGACGAGTCGCCGTTCCCCGACTTCCTCGGTGCCACCTGGGAGCGGGCGCACACCCTGCGCTACGGCGAGAACCCGCACCAGCCGGCGGCGCTGTACGTCGACGCCGGCGGCGCCGGCCTGGCCCAGGCCGAGCAGCTGCACGGCAAGGAGATGTCGTACAACAACTACACGGACACGGACGCCGCCCGCCGTGCCGCGTACGACCACGACGAGCCGTGCGTCGCGATCATCAAGCACGCCAACCCCTGCGGCATCGCGGTCGGCGCCGACGTGGCCGAGGCGCACCGCAAGGCGCACGCCTGCGACCCGCTGTCCGCGTTCGGCGGGGTCATCGCCGTGAACCGGCCGGTCAGCAAGGAGATGGCCGAACAGGTCGCGGAGATCTTCACCGAGGTCATCGTCGCGCCCGGCTACGAGGACGGGGCCCTGGAGGCCCTGACCAAGAAGAAGAACATCCGGGTTCTGCGGGCCCCGAACGGCCCGGCCAACCCCGTCGAGGTCAAGCCCGTCGACGGCGGTGTGCTGCTGCAGGAGACCGACCGGCTCCAGGCCGACGGCGACGACCCGGCCAACTGGACGCTGGCGACCGGCGAGGCGCTCTCCGCCGAGGAGCTGAAGGAGCTGGCCTTCGCCTGGAAGGCGTGCCGTGCGGTGAAGTCCAACGCGATCCTGCTCGCCAAGGACGGCGCCTCGGTCGGCGTCGGCATGGGCCAGGTCAACCGCGTCGACTCCTGCAAGCTGGCCGTCGAGCGGGCGGGCGAGGAGCGGGCCCGCGGCGCCTACGCGGCCTCGGACGCCTTCTTCCCCTTCCCGGACGGTCCCGAGATCCTCATCGGCGCGGGCGTGCGGGCGATCGTCCAGCCGGGCGGCTCGATCCGCGACGAGCTGGTCGTGGAGGCCGCCAAGAAGGCCGGCGTGACCATGTACTTCACCGGCACGCGCCACTTCTTCCACTGA
- a CDS encoding RDD family protein — MSFGSPNNPYGQPQDPQQPYGYPQQQPGYPQAPQGVPPQQGYGYPQQPGYPGYPQQGGYGYGVQPPYANWGQRFLGTLVDGLVFLVPYILVIVGRNNAALSAIGGLAIIAVAIWQLIQEGRTGQTIGKKALGIRLVKEETGQPLGVGMAFVRRLAHFLDSLACYLGWLWPAWDSKRQTFADKVCGSIVIKTQ; from the coding sequence ATGAGTTTCGGCTCGCCCAACAACCCCTACGGCCAGCCGCAGGACCCGCAGCAGCCCTACGGGTACCCGCAGCAGCAGCCCGGCTACCCGCAGGCACCGCAGGGCGTCCCGCCGCAGCAGGGTTACGGCTACCCGCAGCAGCCGGGTTACCCGGGCTACCCGCAGCAGGGCGGTTACGGCTACGGCGTCCAGCCGCCGTACGCGAACTGGGGACAGCGCTTTCTGGGCACCCTCGTCGACGGCCTGGTCTTCCTGGTGCCGTACATCCTCGTGATCGTGGGACGCAACAACGCCGCGCTGTCGGCGATCGGCGGGCTCGCCATCATCGCGGTCGCGATCTGGCAGCTGATCCAGGAGGGCCGCACCGGCCAGACGATCGGCAAGAAGGCGCTGGGCATCCGCCTGGTGAAGGAGGAGACCGGCCAGCCGCTCGGCGTCGGCATGGCCTTCGTCCGCCGTCTCGCCCACTTCCTGGACAGCCTCGCCTGCTACCTGGGCTGGCTGTGGCCGGCGTGGGACTCCAAGCGCCAGACGTTCGCCGACAAGGTCTGCGGCTCGATCGTCATCAAGACCCAGTGA
- a CDS encoding bifunctional methylenetetrahydrofolate dehydrogenase/methenyltetrahydrofolate cyclohydrolase: MTAQILDGKATAAAIKSDLTARVAALKEKGVTPGLGTILVGEDPGSQKYVAGKHRDCAQVGLASIQRELPATATQEEIEAVVRELNEDPACTGYIVQLPLPKGIDENRILELMDPAKDADGLHPMNLGRLVLNEPAPLPCTPNGILTLLRRHGVEIKGAEVVVVGRGVTIGRPMPLLLTRRSENATVTQCHTGTRDLSAHLKRADIIIAAAGVPHLIRPEDVKPGAAVLDVGVSRNSEGKIVGDVHPGVTEVAGWISPNPGGVGPMTRAQLLVNVVEAAERSAG, encoded by the coding sequence ATGACCGCCCAGATTCTCGATGGCAAGGCCACCGCAGCCGCGATCAAGTCCGATCTGACCGCCCGCGTGGCGGCGCTGAAGGAGAAGGGCGTCACGCCCGGCCTCGGCACGATCCTGGTCGGGGAGGACCCCGGCAGCCAGAAGTACGTCGCAGGCAAGCACCGCGACTGCGCGCAGGTCGGCCTCGCCTCCATCCAGCGTGAGCTGCCGGCGACGGCCACCCAGGAGGAGATCGAGGCGGTCGTCCGCGAGCTGAACGAGGACCCCGCCTGCACCGGCTACATCGTCCAACTCCCGCTGCCCAAGGGCATCGACGAGAACCGCATCCTGGAACTGATGGACCCGGCCAAGGACGCCGACGGCCTGCACCCGATGAACCTCGGGCGGCTGGTCCTGAACGAGCCGGCCCCGCTGCCCTGCACCCCGAACGGCATCCTCACCCTGCTGCGCCGCCACGGCGTGGAGATCAAGGGCGCCGAGGTCGTGGTCGTCGGCCGTGGCGTGACCATCGGCCGCCCGATGCCGCTGTTGCTCACCCGGCGCAGCGAGAACGCCACCGTGACCCAGTGCCACACCGGCACCCGTGACCTGTCCGCCCACCTCAAGCGGGCCGACATCATCATCGCGGCGGCCGGCGTCCCGCACCTGATCCGTCCCGAGGACGTCAAGCCCGGCGCGGCCGTGCTGGACGTCGGTGTGTCCCGCAACTCCGAGGGTAAGATCGTCGGTGACGTCCACCCGGGCGTGACCGAGGTGGCCGGCTGGATCTCCCCCAACCCCGGCGGTGTGGGCCCGATGACCCGGGCGCAGCTGCTGGTCAACGTGGTCGAGGCGGCGGAGCGCAGTGCCGGCTGA
- a CDS encoding DUF3017 domain-containing protein — protein MPAEDTHGTEPTVRDAISAPDAEGRPRRVTRRFPLFTRDTARPEGGGRAAAGDAPAPARQWPMLLVLSTVALGLLLTALDLFRLGTLLIGGALLAGAVLRWTLPGVGMLAVRSRFTDIATYGVLGLAIALLAMTAQPKPWLEIPFLKDTLHFTLTK, from the coding sequence GTGCCGGCTGAGGACACCCACGGCACGGAGCCGACCGTGCGCGACGCGATCAGCGCTCCCGACGCCGAGGGGCGTCCGCGGCGTGTCACGCGCCGCTTCCCGCTGTTCACCAGGGACACCGCCCGGCCCGAGGGCGGTGGCCGGGCCGCGGCGGGCGACGCCCCGGCGCCCGCCCGGCAGTGGCCGATGCTGCTCGTGCTGTCGACGGTCGCCCTCGGCCTGCTGCTGACCGCGCTCGACCTGTTCCGGCTGGGCACCCTGCTGATCGGCGGGGCCCTGCTGGCGGGCGCGGTCCTGCGGTGGACACTCCCGGGCGTCGGCATGCTCGCCGTCCGCTCCCGCTTCACGGACATCGCCACCTACGGGGTGCTGGGCCTCGCCATCGCCCTGCTGGCGATGACCGCCCAGCCCAAGCCGTGGCTGGAGATCCCGTTCCTGAAGGACACCTTGCACTTCACGCTCACCAAGTAG
- a CDS encoding helix-turn-helix domain-containing protein: protein MPRWKTLPDELDPQIKEFTGQLRRLVDRSGLSIAVLADRTGYSKTSWERYLGGRLLAPKGAVIALAEVTGASPVHLTTLWELAERAWSRAEMRHDPTMEQRRISQARAALGEFGAAEAGGGATTARGGTGTTAAPGSAGPADAVPSIPPQPTPSDADARRHADGRPATDGHQDGAGGSGAEVNSWRIAGYQGPSPASGRPGGAAGARPQPAPDGPGRPPGNPNPYRGQPPASQAPAASQAPQAPRPAAGATGTGGKRRLTMFLAGVVGVLVVVAAVFFLTRPDVGRKEANATKSPSPGASGDPTPPPGVKCGGSSCTGKDAESMGCSGDLVTTAKTAALGTVTLEVRYSRTCGTAWGRITGGSKGDRVQVSVGKTRQSGDITEVGDTIAYTPMVAVKDAAEAKACATLASGRTGCTK from the coding sequence ATGCCTCGATGGAAGACCTTGCCGGACGAGCTGGATCCGCAGATCAAGGAGTTCACCGGCCAGTTGCGGCGGCTCGTGGACCGCAGTGGTCTGAGCATCGCGGTGCTGGCCGACCGGACCGGCTACAGCAAGACCTCCTGGGAGCGCTACCTGGGCGGGCGGCTGCTCGCGCCCAAGGGCGCGGTCATCGCGCTCGCCGAGGTCACCGGCGCCAGCCCCGTCCATCTCACCACCCTGTGGGAGCTGGCCGAACGTGCCTGGAGCCGGGCGGAGATGCGGCACGACCCCACCATGGAGCAGAGACGTATCAGCCAGGCACGCGCCGCCCTCGGTGAGTTCGGGGCGGCCGAGGCGGGCGGCGGCGCCACGACGGCCCGCGGGGGCACCGGCACCACCGCGGCCCCCGGGTCCGCGGGCCCGGCGGACGCCGTTCCGTCGATCCCGCCGCAGCCGACGCCGTCCGACGCCGACGCACGCCGGCACGCCGACGGGCGGCCGGCCACGGACGGGCACCAGGACGGTGCCGGCGGCTCGGGCGCCGAGGTCAACTCCTGGCGGATCGCGGGCTATCAGGGACCCTCCCCGGCGAGCGGCCGCCCCGGCGGCGCCGCAGGGGCGCGGCCCCAGCCCGCGCCGGACGGCCCGGGCCGTCCGCCGGGCAACCCGAATCCGTACCGCGGTCAGCCGCCGGCGTCACAGGCGCCGGCCGCGTCACAGGCGCCACAGGCACCGCGGCCCGCCGCGGGCGCCACCGGCACGGGCGGCAAGCGGCGGCTGACGATGTTCCTCGCGGGGGTCGTCGGCGTCCTCGTCGTCGTCGCCGCGGTCTTCTTCCTCACCCGGCCGGACGTGGGCCGCAAGGAGGCGAACGCCACCAAGTCGCCCTCCCCGGGCGCCAGCGGCGACCCCACCCCGCCCCCCGGAGTCAAGTGCGGCGGCTCCTCCTGCACCGGCAAGGACGCCGAGTCCATGGGGTGCAGCGGCGACCTGGTGACCACCGCGAAGACGGCCGCCCTCGGCACCGTCACCCTGGAGGTCCGCTACAGCAGGACCTGCGGCACGGCCTGGGGGCGGATCACCGGCGGCAGCAAGGGGGACCGGGTCCAGGTCTCCGTGGGCAAGACCCGGCAGAGCGGTGACATCACCGAGGTCGGCGACACCATCGCCTACACCCCCATGGTCGCCGTGAAGGACGCGGCCGAGGCCAAGGCATGCGCGACCCTCGCCTCCGGGCGTACCGGCTGCACGAAGTAG